TTTCAAAAAGCTGGTCTTGCATGGCGTTGGCATCCGTACTGTTAGAGGAAAAAATTAAACTGGAAACCCAGGTTGCTTTATGAATATTTTTCCTGAGTTCTACCATGGCGCCGATCCCGTTTTGGGCATAACCGCTTTTATCGCCGTTAGTTTCGGCGTACTCTCCCTGAGGCAGGGAAGGACCGATATAGATGCCCACATGAAATTCAGAATCGGGCTTTTGCGCCAGAGTCATGTTAAAAGCTAATAAAATAGTCAGAATAATTAATGCCGCTGTTCTCATGTTGATTTTCCCTCATTTTAATTTCCTTTCCTAATAATTTACTTTAAAATATTTTAGTTTCAAGAATGTTTTAATCAGCGGACGGGAGAGATTGAAACAGAAAATTCTTAATCATCAATTAAGAATTAAAAATTAAATATTGAGGGAGTGCAAGATTTGTCACGAGAAGCGGGAGGTCATGCCTGAAGTTTTCTCCTCCTGTCATTTCGATTCCACCATGGCGAGAGATAAATCTTTTTTTGCTCACGTTCGTTTCTTCCCCGCTCCCTGAGCGTAGTCGAAGGGAGCGCAGTCTAAGAGAACGCTAAATGGGTCATGCCCACCATCGCTCGTTTTGATACGCCCCGCTATCGAAAGTACACGAAGGACGTTAAATCCAGCCCGATGGCTCAGTCATCGAGTCATGGTAATACGCGAAAATGGAATTTGCCTCCGCTCCCTGAGCGTAGTCGAAGGGAGCGAGTTAGGGCTGACTCAGTTCGCCGGCTTTTGTCGTTTCTCTCCCGCCCAGGAAGGAAAGAAATCTTTCAACGCCAATAAATAAAGACAACCGCTCCTTAAAAATTTACTCATCGTTCATCAATCATCCCTTCTCCAGCGGAGGAGAAATGGCTGCTAAAAAAAGAGGGTGTCTCAAAAGCGACATCAAATGTATATTTATAAAATGAGTTCAGTATAAAAACCACGAATTTCACGAATGGACACGAATATATTTTATGTAATTTAAATAAAAACAATAGTACCATTTACATGAAATTCGATAACAATACCTTTTTAGAGGGGACTCATAAAATAATAGGTAAAAGTTTACAATAGCCCTCTCCCCCTTTCCCCCTCTACCGAAAATCGGGAGAGGGGGAATTAAAGGGGGTGAGGGAAAGAAAAACTTTATAAAAATACATTGTCTTTGACTTTTGGGACAGTCCCTTTAAGAGCTTTTTACAGCATAAACAGCATTTCAGAATATTTTGGTAGGGGCCAGAGTTCATCGGGAATGATGGCTTCCAGTTGATCGGCCGGTCTGCGCGTCGCTTCAATCTGATCGACGATGCGATCGGCGAAGAATCTGGCCTGTTTTTCAATATCTTCAATGGTCAGCCCTTCTTTTAACAGAGCTTTCAATTTTTGGCACTCCTGATGCAATTCGGAGATCGTTGCATTGATTTTGTTTAAGGAGTCGATCAGGATTTCCAGCCCCAGGCCATTGGTCACACTGGCCACGGCATGGGTTTCTTTGATGGCTACAGCTAAACGGGTTTGATATTCAACGGCCGCCGGTAAGATTTTCGTTTGAATCATATCGCAGATCGTATCGGCCTCGATGTCTAAGGTTTTTACGTATTGTTCCAGTTTAATATGGTAACGCGCTTCCAGCTCTTCGCGAGAAAATACCTTTTGACGTTCCAGCATGGCCACATTCTTGGGATCGATAAGAGCGGCCAGGGCGTAACCGGTTCGTTTAATATTGGGCAAACCGCGCTTTTCCGCTTCTTCTTCCCATTCCTTGCTGTAGTTGTTGCCTTCAAAGCGGATGCGTTCGGTCTCGATAATAAATTTGCGCAACACAGAAAGAACGGCGGCTTTAAACTCCGTGCCTTTTTCCAGTTCTTTCTGGATGTCTTTGATAATAATATCGATCGAGTCGGCCACGGCGGCGCTTAAGAAGATATTGGGCATGGAAATGGAAGCCGAAGAACCAACCGCTCTGAATTCAAACTTGTTGCCGGTGAAGGCAAATGGAGACGTTCGGTTACGGTCGGTGTTGTCCCTTAAAATAGATGGCAACTGGCTGATCCCGAGGTCGATGATGAATTCTTCGGTGCGTTTGATTTCTTTGCCTGCTTTAATATCATCCAGTATCTCCGTTAATCGCTCGCCCAGAAAGACCGACATAATGGCCGGGGGAGCTTCATTGGCGCCCAGGCGGTGGTCGTTCCCGGCGGAAGCGATGGAGGCACGCAGCAGATCGCCATAATCATTTACCGCCTTTAAAACCGAAACCAGAAATACCAGGAATTGTAAATTTTCTTCCGGCGTTTTCCCCGGATCCAGTAAATTGTTGCCCTGCGAGTCAGATAATGACCAGTTGTTATGCTTGCCGCTACCATTAACGCCTTTAAATGGTTTTTCGTGTAATAATAACGCCAGGCCATGACGCGCAGCCACTCGCTTCAAAACTTCCATGATCAACTGGTTGCGGTCGGCTCCTATATTCATCTCGGCAAAGATGGGCGCAATTTCAAACTGATGCGGAGCTACTTCGTTATGTCTGGTTTTGGCTGGCACGCCCAGGCGATAGAGCTCGTTTTCAGCGTCCTGCATAAAAGCCAACACGCGTTCTTTGATGGAGCCAAAGTAATGATCTTCCAGCTGTTGACCCTTGGGCGGCTCTGCGCCGAGCAAGGTGCGGCCGGCCACGCGTAAATCCGGCCTGAGGTTAAAAAAGCGTTTGTCGATTAAGAAATACTCCTGTTCCGTGCCTACCGTTGGAACCACACGAGTTGCCGTTTTATTGCCAAATAACTTAAGAAGCGCCAGTCCCGATCGATTAATGGCATCCATGGATCGCAAAAGCGGCGTCTTTTTGTCCAGGGCTTCTCCGTTGTAACTGATGAACACCGAAGGAATACACAAAATACCGCCGCCATTGGGCCCTTCGACGATGAATGCCGGGCTGGAAGGGTCCCACATGGTGTAACCGCGGGCTTCAAAAGTGGCGCGCATGCCTCCGCTGGGAAAGGAAGAGGCGTCGGGTTCGCCCTGCACAAGCTGGTCCCCTTTAAAGCGCTCGATGATCTGCCCGTCGCTTTCCACTTCATAAAATGAATCGTGTTTTTCAGCCGTTAAGCCGGTTTGCGGCTGAAACCAGTGTGTAAAATGCGTAACGCCCTTGCTGATTGCCCACTCCTTCATGGCGTGCGCTACGCTGTTGGCAATACTTAAATCCAGCTTCTCGCCGGCTTTAATGGTTTTGATTAATTTTTTGTAAACATCCTTGGGCAGCTTTTCGCGCATCACGCGATCATTAAAGGTGTTTTCACCGAATTGAAACGGTTTTAATTGTTCGTAGGTGCGGGGGGATGGTGTAATTAACTCTAAAGCAATTTGTTCGCGTACAGATGGCATTTTAATCTCCTTTTATGGTTACTCATCCTTAATTATTTTTGTTTTCAATAATTATTGAAATTATATTGGCATAAATCATGCCATTGTATTTTAAGCAAAGATGCTTAAAAGAGAAATCGGGTAGATAATTTGATAAAAATAAGCATGTTAGCAGGTGTTTTTACGCGACATGCAGAGAGAACAGGTTTTGAATAAAAATACAAGATTGTAAGAAAAGGTTTGCAAAATAACAAAAATGTAGTTATTTTGCTGGCAAGATGACTCATTAGAAGGTAGAGTGTCAGAACGCGGGGCGGGAAATGGCCTGCATTAAGTGGGTTTTTAAGAAGGCGATCGAGAACGCTTTTGAATTGCGGTGATATTTTAATTGATGTAGCGTGGAGATCGCTGGTTTTTGTGTGTTGATGGTGGATTGCGTGATAATAAAACTACAAAAATGTAGATAATAATAACAAAAACTACAAAAATGTCGGAATGAAATAATGGATAAATTTAAAAAACAACGCGATACGTTAATTCGTAAACTTTCCATTTTAGAGGACATCAATCAGACGCTCAGTCGATCATTGAATTTGAAAGAGTCGTTTAATGCGGCTTTAAATATTCTCTTTACACGGGCTAAAATCAAAGCTGGCGCCGTCTTTTTGTTGGATGAAAGTGATTCGCTTCTAAGAATGGAAGCTCACATCGGCTATGATTCTCCGCCAGATAAAGTGAAATATCGGCTGGGCGAGGGGTTAACAGGGCGTATCGCTCAGAATAAATCGCCTATCGTAGTCCCTAAAGTCAGCAAAGAACCGCTCTTCTTAAATATGATGAAGGGATGGAATCCCAGAAAAGATCGTGAATTGAGTTTTGTTGGGCTTCCCATCATCAGCGACTACCAGTTGCTGGGCGTTTTAAATGTTTTATTGCGATATAATCCCACGCGTGATCTGGATACCACGCTTAAATTTTACAAGCTGGTGGCCTCGGCGCTGGTGCAGCCCATCCGTCTTTCCAATATTTTGTTAAGAGAGCGCGAAAATCTGCTCAACCAGAAGGTTCGTCTGGACGCTCAGTTGAAAAGTGAATTTAATCTGAACAATATTGTCGGTAACAGCCGCAGTATGCAGGAAGTTTATGAAAAAGTAGCGCAGGTGGCGAGAGCGGACACCACGGTTTTAATACGCGGTGAGAGCGGCACGGGTAAGGAGCTCATTGCCCAGGCCATTCATTACAACTCTTTGCGCTCGCACAAACCCTTTGTTCGCGTCAATTGCGGCGCCATTCCGGAAACATTGATCGAATCGGAATTCTTTGGCCACGAAAAAGGCGCTTTTACCGGCGCTGTGAAACTTAAAAAAGGAAAATTTGAGCTGGCAGACGGTGGTACTATTTTTTTGGATGAGATCGGCGAGTTGAGTCCCATGACCCAGGTTAAGTTGTTGCGCGTTTTACAGGAGCAGGAATTTGAACGTGTGGGCGGTCAGGAGACCATTCGAGTTGATGTGCGTGTGATCGCCGCTACCAATGCCGATCTGGAAAAATTAATCGAAATGGGTAAATTCAGAGAAGACCTCTATTATCGGTTGAATGTTTTTTCGATTTTCCTGCCGCCGTTGCGCGAAAGAAAAACGGACATCCTTTTATTGGCTGATCATTTTTTACTGAAATACAATCGAAAACACGGCAAGGCCATTCGCCGCATTTCAACCCCGGCTATCGATATGTTAATGCGCTATCACTGGCCGGGCAATGTGCGTGAGCTGGAGAACTGCATGGAGCGGGCGGTGCTGGTCTGTGAAGACCAGGTCATCCACGGTTACCATTTGCCGCCGACCCTGCAAACGGCAGAAAGCAGCAATACCACGCCTCGGGTTTCATTGCAGAAAGCTGTGGAAAATTACGAAAAAGATATGATCATCGATGCGCTGAAATCCACGCGGGGCATTGTGGCCAAAGCAGCCAGATTGCTGGACAGCACAGAAAGAATCATCAATTATAAAATTAAAAAGTACGGCATCGAGGTCAAACGCTTTAAAGGATAGGCGCCAGGCAACCTTTTGTTTAATGTCTGACCGGTTCAGAAAAATATTTTTTGTAGTCCAGGCAGCGAAACCGCAACCAAAATCAACCGCAACGTACGCAAAGAAATTTTCTCGCAGATTACGCCAATCATTGCAGAAAGATTAAACAAATTATTGTAAGCATCTACAGAGTAGGTACAAATAGCGAAAAGAATGTTTTAAATTAAAAATAGTTTCAATTGCATCGCCCTATTTCCAAAAATAAAAGTCTGTGAGAGAGAGACGCGGAGTGTGGAAGATTATTTCTAAGGTTGGTAGGAGTTCACCACATTTGCAGAAACAGATTTGAAATAACAGACTAACTATTCAACCATTCAACCATTCAACTAATCAACTAATCAACCAATCCAGCGGCACAAAAATTTCCGCTTCCGCCATGGCAAAATATATCTTTTAAAGGAAATATGCTAAACATACAGCGCAATCATTTTTGTTTTTTTATTGAAATTCTCTTATTTTAAATAAATTATTTTGTCCTCCAATAAAAGGAGCTGATGATGAAAAAGTACACCCTTATCTTTCTGTTCCTTCTTAGCCTAAGCGCAGCCCGCGGTCAGGATTCTTCCAGTGTCAAATTCGGCCTTGGATTTACGCTGGTCGATTTTCGCGATATGGCCAATACCTTTTTTTCCTACCACTATTTTTCGCCCAATTTCTCGATACCGATTGTCATAAAAAACATGGTTAGAATTGAGCCGTCCATCGGTTATTTTAACCGGAACATCGAATTTAAATCCCAGGAAAATGAAAATGATTTTTACAAAGTTTCAGACTCCAATACGCATCTGGGGCTGGGACTTTTTTTTCTGAAGCAGTATGCTCCTCTGCAGGTATATTGGGGCAGCTATTTTTCCTACATTATTTCCACTGAAAAACAAAACGATAAAGACGATCGGGATACGGAAGAAGGAGACGGCTATTCGATTGGACCGGCATTTGGTATGGAGTATTTGTTTAACAAACATTTTAGTCTGGGTGGGGAAATCAGAGCCCAGTATCTTAAACTGGTTCGGGAAGAAGATTCAACGCGCGAAACAGCGGATAAGGATAAAATTACCTATCATAGTTTCGTAACCAGAGCTTTGATTACCTTACGGTTTTATTTTTAAGATTAAAAACGCCGGAGGCACAGAACATTGATTATCTGCAGTCCGAAAAATACAAGATTTAAAATGCGGTGGACTGAATGCACGCCCCAACCATTCAGCCATTCAACCATTCAACTATTCAACCATTCAGCCATTATTCGGAGGTAAACAATGAGAGCCATGGTGCTTAATCAAATAACCGATTTAAAAGAAAATAAAACGCCCCTGCAATTAATGGAGCTGCCTGATCCTGAACCGGCCGATCATGAAGTTTTGCTGAAGATATCGACCTGTGGCGTATGTCATACGGAACTGGATGAGATCGAAGGCCGGACGCCGCCAGCTTATTTTCCCATGGTGCTGGGGCACCAGGTGGTCGGTAAAGTGGTGCAATTGGGGTCGGGAGTAACCCAATTAAAGGTCGGCGATCGTGTGGGCGTACCGTGGATTTATTCTTCCTGCGGGCATTGTGAGTTTTGTCAGCGCGGCGAAGAAAATCTTTGCCCGGAATTTAAGGCCACGGGACGCGATGTGTTTGGCGGTTACGCCGAGCTGATGGTGGTGCACGAGAATTTTGCCCATCCCATTCCGGAAGTCTTTAGCGACGAAGAAGCGGCTCCTTTGCTCTGCGCCGGCGCCATCGGCTATCGCTCCTTGCGGCTGACCAACCTTGAAAACGGTCAGCGGCTGGGCTTAACCGGCTTTGGCGCCTCCGGACACCTGGTGTTAAAAATGGTGCGGCACAAATATCCGGATACCGAGGTGTACGTATTTGCGCGCAGCAAAAACGAACAGAAATTTGCCATGGAGCTGGGCGCCGTGTGGGCCGGCGACACGGAGGCCGAAGCGCCACAAAAACTGCACGCCATTATCGACACAACTCCCGTCTGGAAGCCTATTGTTGAGGCTTTGAAAAATCTTTTGCCGGGCGGACGCCTGGTGATTAACGCCATTCGCAAAGAAGATTACGACAAAGACTATTTGCTTAAACTGGACTACCCCGAACATTTGTGGATGGAAAAGGAGATCAAGAGCGTGGCCAATGTGGCGTTGCGCGATGTGCGTGAGTTTTTAGAGCTGGCGGCCGAAATTCCCATTAAGCCGGAATACCAGACTTATTCTTTAGAAGAAGCCAACAAGGCGTTGATTGAGTTGAAAGAGCGCAAAATTCGCGGGGCAAAAGTGTTGACCATCAAATAAGGACTCTGGAAATAAAATGAAACTGATTGTTCTGACCGATATTCACGATCATGTGCTGACCATTGACCGGATTGGCCGCGAGCTGATGGAAGCCGACCTGGTGCTTCTGGCCGGCGATATTACAACCTTTGGCAATGAACGGGATGCAAGGAAAATCATCGAAGCCATCCGCAATTACAATCAGAACCTCCTGGCCGTGCCCGGCAATTGCGATCCGCCGGCGGTTGATTTTTATTTAAAAGAGCTGGGCATCAATCTGGACAATGAATGGCGCGAGATCGATGGTTATTTTTTCTGGGGGCTGGGCGGAGCCCTGCCGGCCCCGGGCAAAACGCCAAACGAATTGAGCGAGGAACAGTACGAGCTGATTTTAAAAAATCTTCGCTTACAAATTCGCCAGCCAGAAAAATTGATCTTATTGGTGCATCAGCCGCCGTTCGGCACACTGGCCGATCGTCTTTCGGATAACCAGCATGTGGGCAGTAAAGCTTTGCGCCGCTTTGTGGAAGAGATGCAGCCGCTGGCCTATTTTACCGGCCACATTCATGAAGGGCAGAGCATTGATTACATCGGCCGGACGGTTATCGTTAATCCGGGACCGTTGCGCATCGGCGGATTTGCAAAAGTGTGTTTAAAGGGAGATGCGGTGGAGGTTGGGTTAGGGGAGAAAAAGGATTGATGATTGATCTCACTAACCGAGTCAATTTGCAGGACTCGGCCTATTTGTTTTGTTAGCGGGACTACTCAGCCACATTGAAATATGTAGTACCAAAATCGCTCCCTGAGCGTAGTCGAAGGGAGCGTAGTCGAAGGGAGCGGAGTCGAAGGGAGCGTAGTCGAAGGAAGCTGAGGCGACGGGAGCACAGTCTAAGGGAACGCTAAATAGGTCATGCCCACCACCGCTCGTTTTGATACGCCCTGCTATCGAAGTACATGAAGGGCGTTAAATCAATCCCGATGGCTCAGTCATAGAGTTATGGTAATACGCGAAAACGGAATTAGCCTCCGCCCCCTGAGCGGAGCCGAAGGGAGCGGAGCCGAAGGGAGCGGAGTCGAAGGGAGCGTAGTCGAAACGAACGTGAGCAGATGAAAAAGATTTCTCTCTTGCACGGAAGGGAGCAGGATGCCGACCAATGCCCCTTTAACCATTTAAATCTGCCTCTCCCGCTGTTGAATAAATTTTGCTCCATCCATTGAATTACAAACAAATCCTGTTTATTTTAGCTTTAACATCTGCGCAGGAAATCCTAAAGGATGAATGTAATCCCGTGAGTAATCGAAAGTC
This sequence is a window from Caldithrix abyssi DSM 13497. Protein-coding genes within it:
- a CDS encoding glutamine synthetase III; its protein translation is MPSVREQIALELITPSPRTYEQLKPFQFGENTFNDRVMREKLPKDVYKKLIKTIKAGEKLDLSIANSVAHAMKEWAISKGVTHFTHWFQPQTGLTAEKHDSFYEVESDGQIIERFKGDQLVQGEPDASSFPSGGMRATFEARGYTMWDPSSPAFIVEGPNGGGILCIPSVFISYNGEALDKKTPLLRSMDAINRSGLALLKLFGNKTATRVVPTVGTEQEYFLIDKRFFNLRPDLRVAGRTLLGAEPPKGQQLEDHYFGSIKERVLAFMQDAENELYRLGVPAKTRHNEVAPHQFEIAPIFAEMNIGADRNQLIMEVLKRVAARHGLALLLHEKPFKGVNGSGKHNNWSLSDSQGNNLLDPGKTPEENLQFLVFLVSVLKAVNDYGDLLRASIASAGNDHRLGANEAPPAIMSVFLGERLTEILDDIKAGKEIKRTEEFIIDLGISQLPSILRDNTDRNRTSPFAFTGNKFEFRAVGSSASISMPNIFLSAAVADSIDIIIKDIQKELEKGTEFKAAVLSVLRKFIIETERIRFEGNNYSKEWEEEAEKRGLPNIKRTGYALAALIDPKNVAMLERQKVFSREELEARYHIKLEQYVKTLDIEADTICDMIQTKILPAAVEYQTRLAVAIKETHAVASVTNGLGLEILIDSLNKINATISELHQECQKLKALLKEGLTIEDIEKQARFFADRIVDQIEATRRPADQLEAIIPDELWPLPKYSEMLFML
- a CDS encoding sigma-54-dependent Fis family transcriptional regulator; this encodes MDKFKKQRDTLIRKLSILEDINQTLSRSLNLKESFNAALNILFTRAKIKAGAVFLLDESDSLLRMEAHIGYDSPPDKVKYRLGEGLTGRIAQNKSPIVVPKVSKEPLFLNMMKGWNPRKDRELSFVGLPIISDYQLLGVLNVLLRYNPTRDLDTTLKFYKLVASALVQPIRLSNILLRERENLLNQKVRLDAQLKSEFNLNNIVGNSRSMQEVYEKVAQVARADTTVLIRGESGTGKELIAQAIHYNSLRSHKPFVRVNCGAIPETLIESEFFGHEKGAFTGAVKLKKGKFELADGGTIFLDEIGELSPMTQVKLLRVLQEQEFERVGGQETIRVDVRVIAATNADLEKLIEMGKFREDLYYRLNVFSIFLPPLRERKTDILLLADHFLLKYNRKHGKAIRRISTPAIDMLMRYHWPGNVRELENCMERAVLVCEDQVIHGYHLPPTLQTAESSNTTPRVSLQKAVENYEKDMIIDALKSTRGIVAKAARLLDSTERIINYKIKKYGIEVKRFKG
- a CDS encoding outer membrane beta-barrel protein produces the protein MMKKYTLIFLFLLSLSAARGQDSSSVKFGLGFTLVDFRDMANTFFSYHYFSPNFSIPIVIKNMVRIEPSIGYFNRNIEFKSQENENDFYKVSDSNTHLGLGLFFLKQYAPLQVYWGSYFSYIISTEKQNDKDDRDTEEGDGYSIGPAFGMEYLFNKHFSLGGEIRAQYLKLVREEDSTRETADKDKITYHSFVTRALITLRFYF
- a CDS encoding zinc-dependent alcohol dehydrogenase family protein produces the protein MRAMVLNQITDLKENKTPLQLMELPDPEPADHEVLLKISTCGVCHTELDEIEGRTPPAYFPMVLGHQVVGKVVQLGSGVTQLKVGDRVGVPWIYSSCGHCEFCQRGEENLCPEFKATGRDVFGGYAELMVVHENFAHPIPEVFSDEEAAPLLCAGAIGYRSLRLTNLENGQRLGLTGFGASGHLVLKMVRHKYPDTEVYVFARSKNEQKFAMELGAVWAGDTEAEAPQKLHAIIDTTPVWKPIVEALKNLLPGGRLVINAIRKEDYDKDYLLKLDYPEHLWMEKEIKSVANVALRDVREFLELAAEIPIKPEYQTYSLEEANKALIELKERKIRGAKVLTIK
- a CDS encoding metallophosphoesterase family protein, with the translated sequence MKLIVLTDIHDHVLTIDRIGRELMEADLVLLAGDITTFGNERDARKIIEAIRNYNQNLLAVPGNCDPPAVDFYLKELGINLDNEWREIDGYFFWGLGGALPAPGKTPNELSEEQYELILKNLRLQIRQPEKLILLVHQPPFGTLADRLSDNQHVGSKALRRFVEEMQPLAYFTGHIHEGQSIDYIGRTVIVNPGPLRIGGFAKVCLKGDAVEVGLGEKKD